The Hippopotamus amphibius kiboko isolate mHipAmp2 chromosome 3, mHipAmp2.hap2, whole genome shotgun sequence genomic interval GAGCGGAGAGGCTCCCCCGGCCCCGTCCGGCCAGGCGCCATGGAGAAAATCAGCGCCTTCCTCAGCGCCCTCTGGGACACCGTCTCGGCCAGACACCAGGAGGGCCTCTTCAACAGCATCTGCCTCGGCATCCTCCTGGGGCTGCCCCTGCTGGTGGTCCTCACCTTCCTCTTCAtctgctgccactgctgctggAGCCGCGGGGGCACGCGTGGCCAGCCGCCCGAGCGAGACAAgggcaagaagaagaagaagaagaagaaggccgAAGAAGACCTCTGGATCTCTGCTCAGCCCAAGCTCCTCCAGATGGAAAAGAGGCCGTCCCTGCCCGTCTAGTGAGGCACGAGGCAGACGTGTCCTCCCCTGGGGGCTCAGCTGCCTTCCAACCACACACAGGGTAGGGAGCACAAGTCCCTGAAGTGATGCCCTCACGTCCACAGAGGAACTACTCAACCAGGGAGCAAACCTCAGACTGAGTGTCCCCGTGGAGGGCATTCCCGGGGTGCTGTCTTGGGTGCTGTCGCAGCATCTCTGTTCCAATAGCAATGCTCTTTACTACAGACTCAGGCCTGCCTTCCCCCCATCTCTGGCACACTCCACATGCAAAAGCACAAGGAACATTTATCCACACACCGTGACGTATGCcccacacgcacgtgcacacacacaaagttagGCAGCAGGGACCTGGGCAAATATATACCGTTCATCAAATGGTCACCAAATGTCTACTTTGTCCAAGGCACTAAACAAGGCAGTACATTATCTGCTCTTGGAAAAACATCTCATAGGAAAGCCTGGCAGATCCGGGCACACACGCACAATTACATATAacaagaagcctgcgcacggTCAGTGCCACACACCACTCAGGTTAGAAAggtatgctcttctgttcctgTCCCCACATAGCCTTTTACTGGAGATCTTCATATTTGGACATTCCAGCAACCTGGTACAGTCCCCATTCCTGTATACTGATAATAGACACACCGAGTTCCTGTGCGTCTGACCT includes:
- the KIAA0040 gene encoding uncharacterized protein KIAA0040 homolog translates to MEKISAFLSALWDTVSARHQEGLFNSICLGILLGLPLLVVLTFLFICCHCCWSRGGTRGQPPERDKGKKKKKKKKAEEDLWISAQPKLLQMEKRPSLPV